A genomic window from Candidatus Pelagisphaera phototrophica includes:
- the sufT gene encoding putative Fe-S cluster assembly protein SufT: MTEDSKERSLTREVEAVQIPSGDRIELPALTKVHITQQLGGSYTVMTPYGLARIEGADADALGPDLVEEKSKETEQEATPIKTLDEGEEPDEEAIWQQLKNVYDPEIPVNIVDLGLVYSMSVEPNDSGSHRVVVQMTLTAPGCGMGPAIAEDAKSKVILVPGVDEAEVNLTWEPAWDQSMISEEGRMILGLV, from the coding sequence ATGACCGAAGACTCCAAAGAACGCAGCCTTACAAGAGAGGTCGAAGCGGTCCAGATTCCCAGTGGCGATCGGATCGAACTACCCGCTTTAACTAAAGTCCATATCACACAGCAACTGGGCGGGAGCTACACCGTGATGACCCCATACGGCTTGGCTCGGATTGAAGGAGCAGATGCGGATGCTCTGGGACCCGATCTGGTGGAGGAGAAATCCAAGGAAACCGAACAGGAAGCGACACCCATAAAGACGTTGGACGAGGGTGAAGAACCGGATGAAGAAGCCATTTGGCAGCAACTTAAAAACGTTTACGACCCAGAAATCCCCGTAAATATAGTTGATCTTGGTCTTGTCTACTCCATGAGTGTAGAACCCAACGACAGCGGTAGCCATAGAGTCGTAGTTCAAATGACACTCACCGCTCCCGGATGCGGAATGGGACCTGCCATTGCAGAGGATGCAAAGAGCAAAGTAATCCTCGTGCCGGGCGTAGATGAAGCAGAGGTAAATTTGACCTGGGAACCCGCTTGGGATCAAAGCATGATAAGCGAAGAAGGCCGCATGATCCTAGGACTTGTATAG